Proteins from a genomic interval of Nostoc sp. TCL240-02:
- the vnfG gene encoding V-containing nitrogenase subunit delta has translation MGFEGAVNMARDMYNAIYSPLMKLAKDDIRGQQNLPSTNGNGNGKATKELSEQVVSLVQQQVKEATSQVKQPAKEVAPQVQPQAKEVAPQVAKEVAPQVQPQTKEVAPQVQLQAKEIASYIQERAAEVTKLIQERCLWQFHSRAWDREENINGVLNKTAQILTGEKVVLETLIDRGFYADAKILSADLEIRFAWLNSMENSQKKAVLEAVKGMLVDIVITKSKNGELHYSLY, from the coding sequence ATGGGTTTTGAAGGTGCGGTGAATATGGCGCGCGATATGTACAATGCCATTTACTCCCCTTTGATGAAGTTGGCTAAGGATGACATCCGTGGTCAGCAAAATCTGCCAAGTACCAATGGTAATGGCAACGGTAAAGCAACCAAAGAGCTATCTGAGCAAGTCGTTTCTTTAGTTCAACAGCAAGTTAAGGAAGCCACTTCACAGGTTAAACAGCCAGCTAAGGAAGTTGCACCACAGGTTCAACCGCAAGCTAAGGAAGTTGCGCCACAAGTAGCTAAGGAAGTTGCACCACAGGTTCAACCGCAAACTAAGGAAGTTGCACCACAGGTTCAATTACAAGCTAAGGAAATCGCATCATACATTCAAGAACGAGCTGCGGAAGTCACAAAATTAATTCAAGAACGTTGTTTGTGGCAGTTTCACTCGCGTGCATGGGATCGGGAAGAAAACATCAATGGTGTTCTCAATAAGACCGCCCAAATCTTGACTGGAGAAAAGGTAGTTCTGGAAACCTTGATTGACAGGGGTTTTTATGCAGATGCGAAGATCCTTTCGGCTGACCTGGAAATTAGGTTTGCATGGTTAAATAGCATGGAGAACTCGCAAAAGAAGGCAGTACTGGAAGCTGTTAAGGGAATGCTGGTCGATATTGTAATAACCAAGTCGAAGAATGGTGAATTGCATTATTCGCTTTATTAA
- a CDS encoding TetR/AcrR family transcriptional regulator: MTKLKTIRKSVRDRILTTASGLFYREGIRNVGIDKIVAESGVAKMSLYNHFKSKDALIEAWLRQQDEQWCEWLKTTIEQRASNPSQQLLAIFDALREWFEGPDFRGCAFINASVELANADHPGHRVALEHQQSIYQYIKGLAQAAEVSSPEQLARQLLLLVQGAIVVAMMEGSWSTASQAKKVAATLIQTASKSSVTETVLSASKSLT, from the coding sequence ATGACTAAACTGAAAACAATTCGTAAATCTGTTCGCGATCGCATCCTAACTACAGCATCAGGCTTGTTTTATCGAGAGGGAATTCGCAATGTCGGTATTGACAAAATCGTTGCGGAATCTGGCGTTGCTAAAATGTCGCTCTACAATCATTTCAAGTCAAAAGACGCATTGATTGAAGCGTGGTTGCGACAACAAGATGAACAATGGTGTGAATGGCTGAAAACCACCATTGAGCAACGAGCTTCTAACCCATCCCAACAACTACTGGCAATATTTGATGCCCTGCGGGAATGGTTTGAGGGCCCAGATTTCCGAGGTTGTGCATTCATTAATGCTTCAGTGGAACTAGCCAATGCTGACCATCCTGGACATCGAGTAGCATTGGAGCATCAACAATCGATTTACCAGTACATCAAGGGTCTAGCTCAAGCCGCAGAAGTTTCATCACCGGAACAGTTAGCCAGACAATTGCTTCTGTTGGTACAAGGCGCGATCGTAGTTGCGATGATGGAAGGAAGTTGGTCAACCGCTTCACAGGCGAAAAAAGTCGCGGCAACGCTAATCCAGACTGCATCAAAATCCAGCGTTACCGAAACAGTGCTGAGTGCTAGCAAATCATTGACCTGA
- a CDS encoding nuclease, whose protein sequence is MSRVIVLDAEPLGLITNPKLSPESAACTQWLQTHLTLGSRVLIPEIADYEVRRELLRANKIKGIARLDDLGKFIEYLPIRTVAMRQAAKLWAQARQQGQPTASDKTIDGDMILVAQAMTLEVPDIVIATTNVGHLSRFIAAELW, encoded by the coding sequence GTGAGCCGAGTCATAGTGTTGGATGCAGAACCACTTGGTCTAATCACCAATCCAAAGCTGTCGCCTGAAAGTGCCGCTTGCACCCAATGGCTCCAAACTCACCTCACATTGGGGAGCCGCGTTCTCATTCCAGAAATTGCGGACTATGAGGTTCGTCGTGAGTTGTTACGAGCAAACAAGATAAAAGGCATTGCTCGGCTAGACGATTTAGGCAAGTTCATTGAATATTTGCCGATTAGAACGGTTGCAATGCGCCAAGCTGCAAAACTCTGGGCACAAGCTCGTCAGCAAGGGCAACCGACAGCAAGTGACAAAACGATTGATGGTGACATGATTTTGGTGGCGCAAGCCATGACTCTTGAAGTTCCCGACATTGTGATTGCGACAACGAATGTGGGGCATCTGTCCAGGTTTATTGCAGCCGAGTTGTGGTAA
- a CDS encoding NAD(P)/FAD-dependent oxidoreductase, which yields MVTTTRQQRFDAIVIGSGIGGLTVAALLSKLYHKSVLVLEQHFTPGGFTHTFERKRKFSWDVGLHYVGNMGDGGTGKAVFDYLTNGNLNWHKMPDLFEKFVYPDFTFEVYSDPNRFESDLIQRFPREQTAIRRYFKDVQKAAFWFGAHSMLELFPVLLHPLLRRFVRHFGAIARQTTQHYLNRHFQDAQLKALLASQWADYGLPPSQSCFGIHGAIVTHYFKGGWYPVGGAKAIAQAIIPVIEQEGGVVITQRRVTEILLESGVAVGVKAQDTAHTKADLETYFAPIVVSDAGAFNTYVKLIPPNYPLAERQKIQAFPKSSSMVTVYLGLKESPQQLGFQGENHWIYTTYNHDAIAQDPPIPVAKFCYLSFPSLKDPSSEGHTAEIIAHVDYDFFSQWREQSWRRRGADYTELKAQITQSLIQLVECHYPGFQDLIEYAELSTPLTVEHFDASDRGAIFGIPCIPERLDQSWIGARTPIKNLYLSGADTLSLGIMGAMMGGVKTAGVLNGVFGFFKIMATIMRR from the coding sequence ATGGTAACAACAACTCGACAGCAGAGGTTTGATGCAATTGTGATTGGCTCTGGAATTGGTGGGTTGACGGTTGCCGCGCTCCTATCTAAGCTTTACCACAAAAGCGTTTTAGTGTTAGAACAGCATTTCACCCCTGGGGGATTCACCCATACCTTTGAGCGCAAGAGAAAATTTAGTTGGGATGTGGGGCTGCACTATGTTGGAAATATGGGAGATGGAGGCACTGGCAAAGCTGTGTTTGACTATCTCACCAATGGCAATTTGAATTGGCACAAGATGCCCGATCTGTTTGAAAAATTTGTCTACCCGGACTTCACCTTTGAGGTTTATTCTGACCCCAATCGCTTTGAGTCTGATCTAATCCAGCGCTTTCCTCGCGAGCAGACAGCTATTCGGCGGTACTTTAAGGATGTCCAGAAAGCGGCATTTTGGTTTGGGGCGCATTCAATGTTGGAGCTATTTCCGGTATTGCTGCATCCTCTACTCAGGCGGTTTGTTCGTCATTTTGGGGCTATTGCTAGACAAACGACCCAGCATTATTTGAACAGACATTTTCAAGATGCCCAACTCAAAGCATTACTGGCTTCCCAGTGGGCAGATTATGGCTTACCGCCATCCCAAAGTTGCTTTGGCATTCATGGTGCGATTGTTACCCATTATTTTAAGGGCGGCTGGTATCCTGTGGGTGGGGCAAAAGCGATCGCGCAAGCCATTATTCCCGTGATTGAACAGGAGGGTGGTGTCGTCATCACCCAACGCCGAGTCACAGAAATCTTGTTGGAATCAGGGGTAGCAGTGGGAGTGAAAGCCCAAGATACAGCACATACCAAGGCAGACCTAGAAACGTACTTTGCACCTATTGTGGTGTCTGATGCCGGAGCCTTCAATACTTATGTGAAGCTGATTCCACCCAACTACCCACTAGCAGAGCGCCAGAAAATTCAAGCGTTTCCAAAAAGTAGCAGTATGGTAACGGTATATTTAGGGTTAAAAGAGAGTCCACAGCAACTGGGGTTTCAGGGTGAGAACCATTGGATTTACACGACCTATAACCACGACGCAATTGCCCAAGATCCACCCATCCCTGTCGCTAAATTCTGCTATCTCTCATTTCCATCGCTCAAAGATCCATCATCTGAGGGGCATACGGCAGAAATTATTGCCCACGTTGACTATGATTTCTTTTCGCAGTGGCGGGAACAATCCTGGCGACGGCGAGGCGCGGACTACACTGAGCTGAAAGCCCAAATTACCCAATCCCTGATTCAGTTAGTGGAGTGCCACTACCCTGGCTTTCAGGATTTGATTGAGTATGCCGAACTCTCGACTCCACTGACGGTGGAACACTTTGATGCTAGCGATCGCGGTGCTATCTTCGGCATTCCCTGTATTCCTGAACGTCTGGATCAATCCTGGATCGGGGCTAGAACACCAATTAAAAATCTATACCTGAGTGGAGCCGATACACTTTCACTCGGCATTATGGGAGCGATGATGGGTGGAGTAAAAACAGCAGGTGTTTTAAATGGAGTATTCGGCTTTTTTAAGATTATGGCAACCATCATGAGAAGGTGA
- a CDS encoding type II toxin-antitoxin system Phd/YefM family antitoxin yields the protein MTLSLRNIYPLSEFQRGTKAFLEKLRGTKEPIILTVNGKASVVVQDAQSYQELLDRLELLETSAGIRKSLEEFGLGLSIPLDEAFEQLRTKYDIQS from the coding sequence ATGACTCTCAGCCTTCGTAACATTTACCCACTGTCAGAATTTCAACGGGGTACTAAAGCCTTTTTGGAAAAGCTTAGGGGAACAAAAGAACCTATTATCCTTACTGTTAACGGGAAAGCGTCTGTAGTTGTTCAAGATGCCCAAAGCTATCAGGAATTGCTAGACAGGCTAGAACTGTTAGAGACAAGCGCAGGAATTCGCAAAAGTCTTGAGGAATTTGGGCTTGGTTTAAGTATCCCCCTAGACGAAGCATTCGAGCAGCTGCGAACAAAATATGACATACAAAGTTGA
- a CDS encoding ISKra4 family transposase (programmed frameshift) has protein sequence MTPEQKQALQKHIQAIAKILYEDTSKEKLTNLAAIEEAVRSQMQKHVMPEVGGFFIETITGTTAGYQRRLKSILGELAITSKQAIELEVAPSTQLSPYLETCCLRVSANVSYEDAASDIKYFTGIEVSHSSQQRLVHRQNFELPTPEQTIEELSVDGGNIRVRTPKGQICAWLGYKAISLHHLGILGTSFQNNQIVIDWVNDQPLASPLTCIGDGHDGIWNIIDQLAPDAQRREILDWFHLIENLHKVGGSQKRLKQAQNLLWKGQVEATIALFTDCKGKQVQNFCRYLDKHRNRIINYEYYQAEEICSIGSGSVESAVKQVDRRTKISGAQWKRENVPQVLAHRCAYLNGLLSV, from the exons ATGACCCCAGAACAAAAGCAAGCTCTTCAAAAACATATTCAGGCGATTGCTAAAATATTGTATGAAGATACGTCAAAAGAAAAGCTCACAAATCTTGCAGCAATTGAAGAAGCAGTGCGGAGTCAAATGCAGAAGCATGTTATGCCAGAAGTAGGGG GTTTTTTTATCGAAACGATTACAGGGACAACCGCAGGATACCAACGACGGCTCAAAAGCATTCTTGGAGAGTTAGCAATAACGAGCAAACAAGCCATTGAATTAGAAGTCGCACCAAGTACTCAACTGAGTCCATATCTAGAAACTTGTTGTTTGAGGGTAAGTGCGAATGTCAGCTATGAAGATGCGGCATCAGACATCAAGTATTTTACGGGCATAGAGGTTTCTCACAGCAGTCAACAGAGATTAGTGCATCGCCAGAATTTTGAGTTGCCAACACCAGAACAGACAATTGAAGAATTAAGCGTCGATGGTGGAAACATCCGTGTCCGAACTCCTAAAGGTCAAATATGTGCATGGCTTGGCTATAAAGCAATTAGCTTACATCATCTCGGAATCTTGGGAACTTCATTTCAGAATAATCAGATTGTGATTGATTGGGTTAATGACCAACCACTGGCTAGCCCACTCACTTGTATTGGTGATGGACATGACGGCATTTGGAATATAATTGACCAATTAGCACCTGATGCACAACGTCGAGAAATACTTGATTGGTTCCATTTAATAGAAAACCTCCACAAAGTTGGGGGTTCACAAAAACGCTTGAAACAAGCACAAAATCTACTATGGAAAGGCCAAGTTGAGGCTACTATTGCCTTATTTACAGATTGTAAAGGCAAACAAGTACAAAACTTTTGCCGTTATCTTGATAAGCATCGCAATCGCATTATCAACTACGAATATTATCAAGCTGAAGAAATTTGTTCAATTGGTTCAGGTTCAGTTGAATCTGCCGTTAAACAGGTTGACCGTCGAACAAAAATTTCCGGGGCACAATGGAAACGAGAAAATGTGCCTCAAGTCCTAGCCCATCGCTGTGCTTACCTCAATGGATTATTGTCAGTTTGA
- a CDS encoding energy-coupling factor ABC transporter ATP-binding protein — protein MSTNEYVLNMRQVSVDSKTRKNILSINNFTVRPGELVAVIGPNGTGKSTLLRTINLLQPYRGEMQLFGQDVHNTNKTLLRRRSALVFQETLLLDDTVFNNVAKVLKFRGTPTHKIKQRVHTALATFGCEYLANQSARSLSGGEAKRVCIACGLVADSELLLLDEPSASLDVGIRPQMIEKIRQWAQARGSAVILVSHNFTDILHFADRAIALFDGCIVQDDNLETIIRRPANEQLARLVGIDNIIPCHVERSSRGNFIKLANGIEFLYPGEITKPITTCCLSGDTFNLYDASSSMRHKLCSVIIEGLVERVLNGIGICSIWVKVGEQTLIARVPRNHIFGNVYPHELIKLAFNPKDAHFV, from the coding sequence ATGAGTACTAACGAATATGTCCTGAATATGCGACAGGTGAGCGTCGATAGCAAAACACGTAAGAATATCCTGTCAATTAACAATTTTACAGTCCGTCCAGGGGAACTAGTTGCTGTGATTGGCCCCAATGGCACTGGTAAAAGCACTTTGTTAAGAACAATCAATCTCTTGCAACCTTACCGTGGTGAGATGCAATTATTTGGCCAGGATGTCCATAATACCAATAAAACATTGTTGCGTCGTCGTTCGGCTTTGGTCTTTCAGGAAACCTTACTACTGGATGACACTGTTTTTAATAATGTTGCCAAGGTATTAAAGTTTCGCGGCACACCAACACACAAGATTAAGCAAAGGGTACATACCGCACTTGCAACTTTTGGCTGTGAATACTTAGCAAATCAGTCAGCTCGTTCTCTGTCTGGTGGTGAAGCGAAACGAGTTTGTATTGCCTGTGGTTTAGTTGCTGATTCCGAATTGCTGCTTTTGGATGAGCCTTCTGCCTCTTTAGATGTGGGAATACGTCCCCAGATGATTGAGAAAATTAGACAATGGGCGCAAGCGAGGGGATCGGCAGTTATATTAGTCAGTCATAATTTTACAGATATACTGCATTTTGCCGATCGCGCGATCGCTTTATTTGACGGTTGTATTGTCCAGGATGATAACTTGGAAACTATCATCCGCCGACCAGCTAACGAGCAGCTTGCCAGACTGGTAGGGATAGATAATATTATTCCGTGCCATGTAGAACGGAGTAGCCGTGGAAATTTTATCAAACTTGCAAACGGGATAGAGTTTTTATATCCTGGGGAAATCACCAAGCCAATTACTACATGTTGTTTATCTGGCGATACTTTCAATCTTTACGATGCAAGTTCTTCAATGCGACACAAACTGTGTTCGGTAATTATTGAAGGGCTAGTAGAACGGGTTTTAAATGGTATTGGTATTTGTAGTATTTGGGTTAAGGTGGGAGAACAAACTTTAATCGCCAGGGTGCCTCGGAATCATATATTTGGCAATGTATATCCCCATGAGCTAATTAAACTAGCATTCAATCCTAAAGATGCACATTTTGTTTAG
- a CDS encoding ABC transporter permease — protein MNTIIEGAFKAFELLSSGDSDVFQVMTMTLFVSGTATAISVLLGLPLGLWLALVDFIGKQTLTSLINFGMGLPPVVVGLFISMFLWRSGPLGNLDLIYTPIAMIVAQTIIAFPIVAGFSFAAIISINPKLRWRLLSMGATQWQVNWLLIKEARLGLMAAIMAGFGRVISEVGASMMVGGNIKGQTRVLTTAIVLEVGKGNYDVAMAIAYILLIITYTVIVLLTILQHDKKIL, from the coding sequence GTGAATACAATCATCGAAGGAGCTTTCAAAGCTTTTGAGCTATTAAGCAGTGGCGATAGTGACGTTTTCCAAGTCATGACGATGACATTGTTTGTATCTGGAACAGCTACAGCCATTAGCGTTTTACTGGGACTACCATTAGGACTGTGGCTAGCATTAGTGGATTTCATCGGCAAGCAAACTCTGACTAGTTTGATTAACTTCGGTATGGGATTACCACCCGTCGTAGTCGGTTTATTCATCAGTATGTTTTTGTGGCGATCTGGCCCATTGGGAAATCTGGATTTAATTTATACACCTATAGCTATGATCGTCGCCCAAACCATCATTGCTTTTCCAATTGTTGCTGGCTTCAGTTTTGCGGCAATTATCAGTATTAATCCGAAACTACGCTGGCGACTGTTATCAATGGGGGCGACACAGTGGCAAGTCAACTGGTTGCTAATCAAGGAAGCACGGTTAGGGTTAATGGCTGCAATCATGGCTGGTTTTGGTCGCGTCATCTCGGAAGTTGGTGCATCCATGATGGTGGGCGGCAATATTAAGGGGCAGACAAGAGTCCTGACTACAGCGATCGTTTTGGAAGTAGGGAAAGGAAATTACGATGTGGCTATGGCGATCGCATACATCCTCCTCATCATCACATACACCGTAATCGTGTTGCTGACTATCCTACAGCATGACAAGAAAATTCTATGA
- a CDS encoding substrate-binding domain-containing protein, translating into MINHRALRHGYLVILVAILCISFGSIFNQEPTFGQSSGSRNVIVAMTTSIEDSGLLDDLVPAIEKKTGYRLKKVAVGTGQALALAEKGEVDALFVNSPKAERKVLEGGAVINRHLVMHNDFVIVGPDADKAKIRGKKNAVEAFSLIAKNQALFVSRGDDSGTNKLEKDLWKQANITPSGAWYQQTGSGMGETLQIANQKLGYTLADRATYIFQQKNLSLPVLVQGDKKLLNLYHVMEVNSKKYPRVNSAGAKAFINFVLSPEGQTIIAAHGKKEFKQPLFYVDAGKTEKDYGF; encoded by the coding sequence ATGATCAATCATCGAGCTTTGCGTCATGGGTATTTGGTAATTCTCGTGGCGATTCTTTGCATCAGCTTTGGTAGTATATTCAACCAAGAGCCAACTTTTGGACAGTCTTCAGGAAGTAGAAATGTCATTGTGGCGATGACAACCAGTATTGAGGATAGTGGGCTGCTAGATGATTTAGTTCCGGCGATTGAAAAGAAAACAGGATATAGGCTGAAAAAGGTTGCAGTCGGCACCGGACAGGCTTTGGCTCTGGCTGAAAAAGGTGAAGTTGACGCGCTATTCGTCAATTCACCGAAAGCCGAACGCAAAGTTTTGGAGGGTGGTGCGGTGATTAATCGCCACTTGGTAATGCACAATGACTTTGTGATTGTCGGGCCAGATGCAGACAAAGCAAAGATTAGAGGGAAAAAGAATGCTGTGGAAGCATTCAGTCTGATTGCCAAAAATCAAGCATTGTTTGTATCGCGGGGTGATGACTCAGGTACTAACAAACTAGAAAAAGATTTATGGAAACAGGCAAACATCACACCATCTGGCGCTTGGTATCAGCAAACAGGTTCAGGGATGGGGGAAACTTTGCAAATTGCTAATCAAAAACTGGGATATACCTTAGCAGATCGAGCAACCTATATATTTCAGCAGAAAAATCTGTCTTTGCCTGTACTGGTGCAAGGAGATAAGAAACTGTTAAATCTTTACCATGTGATGGAGGTAAATTCTAAGAAGTACCCCAGAGTCAATAGTGCAGGAGCTAAAGCGTTTATTAATTTTGTCTTATCTCCTGAAGGACAGACAATAATTGCAGCCCACGGGAAAAAAGAGTTCAAACAACCGCTATTTTATGTTGATGCCGGTAAAACGGAAAAAGATTATGGCTTTTAA
- a CDS encoding amidase family protein yields MKGKVDTPSRNPPILAKLGAIVEEVDPGFANPRSIFQTFWKAGAAKLLRGFSPEQQAVIKEGLQANAKEGDAFGGLRQRITLTEYLSTQDAREVLGRHLQRFHLNYDLLITPTLPVVAFPVGQNRPLSYIDHLERDWSPFAYPFNLTQQPAASIPCGFTKNGLPVGIQTVAAKYRDLLVLQAAKAYETVSPFIMPLEVNTNLSQ; encoded by the coding sequence ATGAAGGGTAAAGTGGATACACCTAGCAGAAATCCTCCGATACTTGCCAAACTCGGTGCTATTGTCGAAGAAGTCGATCCTGGTTTTGCCAATCCTCGGAGTATCTTCCAAACCTTCTGGAAAGCTGGTGCAGCTAAGCTACTGCGTGGTTTTAGTCCAGAACAACAAGCTGTGATTAAAGAAGGCTTGCAGGCTAATGCCAAAGAAGGCGATGCCTTCGGCGGGCTACGCCAACGCATTACACTAACAGAATACCTCAGTACCCAAGATGCTCGTGAAGTTTTAGGAAGACATCTGCAACGCTTTCACCTCAACTATGATTTGCTGATTACTCCCACTTTACCTGTAGTTGCTTTTCCCGTCGGACAAAACAGACCCCTGTCATATATTGACCATCTGGAACGAGATTGGTCACCTTTTGCTTACCCTTTTAATCTCACACAACAACCTGCTGCATCTATACCTTGCGGCTTTACCAAAAACGGCTTGCCTGTAGGTATACAAACTGTTGCTGCCAAGTACAGAGATTTACTAGTATTGCAAGCAGCTAAAGCTTATGAAACTGTTTCTCCTTTCATTATGCCTTTGGAAGTGAACACAAATCTTTCCCAGTAA
- a CDS encoding GFA family protein: MTELITGGCLCGYVRYEYKGELEAANYCHCRDCRKTTGSAFNIGIRLQSAALHIVTGEVKSYTKNGDSGNSISREFCPECGSPLFTRAPAKPQFVWLKAGSLDNPQLVKPMHQIWTDSAVPWAYIDPKLPGFSRNRHSV, from the coding sequence ATGACTGAACTTATCACAGGAGGGTGTCTTTGCGGCTATGTGCGATATGAGTATAAGGGAGAACTAGAAGCCGCGAACTATTGCCATTGTCGAGATTGTAGAAAGACCACGGGTAGTGCTTTCAATATTGGAATTCGCCTACAATCAGCCGCGCTGCATATCGTAACAGGTGAAGTTAAAAGTTATACGAAAAATGGAGACAGTGGTAACAGCATCAGTCGTGAATTCTGCCCAGAATGCGGTTCACCCCTGTTTACGAGAGCGCCAGCAAAGCCCCAATTTGTCTGGCTGAAAGCAGGAAGTCTGGACAATCCCCAGTTGGTTAAGCCGATGCATCAAATATGGACTGATTCCGCAGTCCCTTGGGCTTATATTGATCCTAAACTACCTGGTTTTTCCCGAAATCGCCATAGTGTATGA
- a CDS encoding deaminase produces the protein MDDKFMLAALAQSRKALPECLPNPPVGCVIVHSGQIVAVGYTHSPGKHHAEADALTHIQGQDLQFLQIYVTLEPCSFQGRTPSCALAIAKDPRIQEIYVSIVDPEPRNKGKGLDILKQAGKTVHVGLCADKVNAFLQKYLLQG, from the coding sequence ATGGACGATAAATTTATGCTGGCTGCTTTAGCTCAAAGCAGAAAAGCTTTACCAGAATGCTTACCTAACCCACCAGTAGGTTGTGTAATAGTCCATTCTGGTCAGATAGTAGCGGTAGGATATACGCATTCACCTGGAAAACATCATGCAGAGGCTGATGCACTAACCCACATTCAAGGTCAAGATTTACAGTTTTTGCAAATCTACGTTACTCTTGAACCTTGTTCTTTTCAAGGACGTACACCCTCTTGTGCTTTGGCGATCGCTAAAGACCCCCGCATTCAAGAAATATATGTCTCGATAGTTGATCCAGAGCCTCGCAATAAGGGTAAAGGATTAGATATTCTTAAACAAGCAGGAAAAACAGTTCATGTCGGGTTATGTGCCGATAAAGTGAATGCTTTTCTTCAAAAATATTTATTACAGGGATGA
- a CDS encoding FAD-dependent oxidoreductase, whose translation MTTTTNPDFKALEALRLIGSHPENWVSDRPGIDHNVTIVGGSGSGSVFAFALRRAGIGRVTVIDAAENESLAGVWLTRARMKKLRTPKNLPGPELGIPELSFQAWYEARHGAEAYAAIDRIPRVTWAEYLSWYRQILGISVRYQTKLVQIEPAAGFFRLHLEVNGVPQVETTRKIIFANGVAGTGGPNIPPVLADLPRTLYAHTADAIDFEVLRGKTVAVLGAAASAFDAAGVALESGAKAVHLFARRSAIASLPVLRVRGYPGAYYNYPQLPDTARWFQAWRFRQVGSTPPPDAVERAIAFPNFHLHLSAPWKSAQEKGGRIVARVNDDVFEFDFAITGTGYFVDPTKRPELADFAQHIALWRDRYEPPANQRDDDLGTHPYLGSAHEYLEKVPGTAPYLKDIHIFNPAGFVSFGLPIGDVPSIRRDVPVIVSRISHDLFFTDWEQHEARITSDNIPPDFEDSLYAAAVWKQPVKASVS comes from the coding sequence ATGACAACAACAACAAACCCTGATTTCAAGGCTCTTGAGGCACTACGCCTAATCGGTTCTCATCCGGAAAACTGGGTGAGCGATCGCCCAGGCATCGACCACAATGTCACAATAGTAGGTGGTAGTGGTAGCGGTAGTGTCTTTGCATTTGCGCTACGGCGTGCAGGTATCGGCCGCGTGACAGTAATCGATGCAGCCGAGAACGAAAGTTTAGCAGGCGTGTGGCTGACACGAGCGCGGATGAAAAAGCTCCGCACGCCAAAGAACCTGCCGGGCCCCGAATTAGGCATCCCAGAACTGTCTTTTCAAGCATGGTACGAAGCACGGCACGGCGCTGAGGCATACGCAGCTATAGACCGGATTCCACGAGTGACTTGGGCTGAGTACCTTAGCTGGTATCGGCAGATCCTCGGCATTTCAGTTCGTTACCAAACAAAGTTAGTACAGATAGAGCCAGCCGCAGGTTTCTTTCGCCTGCACCTTGAGGTAAACGGTGTCCCGCAGGTGGAAACCACACGTAAGATTATCTTTGCTAACGGTGTCGCGGGTACTGGTGGCCCAAACATCCCTCCAGTATTGGCTGACTTACCACGCACCCTGTACGCACATACCGCCGATGCCATCGATTTTGAAGTGCTGCGCGGTAAGACTGTTGCAGTGCTGGGTGCGGCGGCTTCAGCTTTCGACGCAGCAGGGGTAGCCCTGGAATCGGGAGCAAAGGCAGTACATTTGTTCGCACGGCGTTCGGCGATCGCATCTCTACCAGTGTTACGGGTGCGGGGGTATCCTGGCGCTTACTACAACTATCCACAACTGCCTGATACAGCTCGCTGGTTCCAAGCGTGGCGCTTTCGCCAAGTAGGTTCCACACCGCCACCGGATGCGGTTGAGCGAGCCATCGCCTTCCCCAATTTTCACTTACATTTATCTGCACCTTGGAAATCGGCACAGGAAAAAGGCGGACGTATCGTTGCCCGGGTGAACGATGATGTTTTTGAGTTTGATTTTGCGATCACTGGTACTGGTTATTTCGTTGACCCAACAAAGCGCCCCGAACTAGCCGACTTTGCCCAACACATTGCCCTGTGGCGCGATCGCTACGAACCACCAGCCAATCAGCGCGACGATGATTTAGGAACGCACCCCTACCTGGGTAGTGCCCACGAATATCTAGAAAAAGTACCTGGCACTGCGCCCTACCTCAAAGACATCCACATCTTCAATCCAGCTGGTTTCGTCAGCTTCGGGCTACCCATTGGTGATGTACCCAGCATTCGCCGCGATGTGCCTGTAATAGTATCTCGCATCAGTCACGACTTGTTCTTCACTGACTGGGAGCAGCACGAGGCACGCATCACCAGCGACAACATTCCACCGGACTTTGAGGACTCACTATACGCCGCCGCAGTGTGGAAGCAGCCAGTCAAGGCTTCAGTCAGCTAA